Within Candidatus Methylomirabilota bacterium, the genomic segment GGCCTGCTCTAAGGCCTCAAGACCGTTCCGAGCCTTGGAAACGCGAAACCCCTCCTCACCAAGAGCGTCTCCCACTCCCTCGAGGATGAGCTCGTCGTTGTCAACGATAAGGATTTCCATTAGCACGCGATGCCTTTGGCGAGAATTGGAATCCAAATCCGGAAAGGAATGTAGCAAGCTTTGTGCCACTTAGTGGTGCCTGAGGGGGGAGCCCTTGCGCGTGCAACATACGCAAAATAAAGGGGCGAATCCTGCAGGATTCGCCCCACTAGACCAAGGGAACAATAGACCGCAGTGTTGCATTGGCCCAATTTTCCATTGTCCAATGCTCTGCAAATGTTAAAGCCCGGGGGTGTCCCGGGCTATTTCGTCTCCGAAGGCGGAGATGGCGCCCGGCTATGAGCGCCGCTTGCTGACGTGCTTCAGTCTTGCGGCGCCCCCAACGATCAGAGCCCTCTTCTTGTTGCGACTCCACCGCTTGAGCTGCCGCTCTCGTCCGGTCGCTTTCTCAAGCGAGTCGTAACTCTCCGAGTAGACCAGTTGCACGGGTCTTCGTAGAAAGGTGTATTTGGAGCCTCGGCCGTTGTTGTGCGCATTCTCTCGGTCTTGGAAGTCCTCTGTCAATCCGACATAGTAGCTGCCGTCCGCGCAACGTAGGATGTAGACGTGAATTGTGTCCGACATGAAGCCCTTCGACTCGCTCCCTGTCCTCGGCAGGCTCGGGGCACGTCGGTGGCTCGCTCAGGGCACCATTCGACGCGCGAGAAGCGGCTCCCCAGCCGCAGATGGCCTGCCATGAGCCCCTCGACTCCGCTCGGGACAGGCAAGCGATTGGTAGCCTATGTTGTCTCGAAACAAGAGCCGCCTCCCACAGT encodes:
- a CDS encoding GIY-YIG nuclease family protein, which gives rise to MSDTIHVYILRCADGSYYVGLTEDFQDRENAHNNGRGSKYTFLRRPVQLVYSESYDSLEKATGRERQLKRWSRNKKRALIVGGAARLKHVSKRRS